A stretch of Equus caballus isolate H_3958 breed thoroughbred chromosome 11, TB-T2T, whole genome shotgun sequence DNA encodes these proteins:
- the FAAP100 gene encoding Fanconi anemia core complex-associated protein 100 → MADLAPQVNYLAGFCCPLGGLAAGKPRVLCLGAEIFLSTGSELVYVYDQEAGLLTAVYRFPGQVWHLELLALRRALYVLCAHRGIYCMSLDQASRSVSQDDGDDGDSEDSQDGESPSRMIPVDPDACVLHDATLCTFTVLDNLLITLAQGPARWKVQLFECPCPGEDPLLKGQIGEVELSTPPAGSPREPAAPYFLPVLCCMSPPGSRVAHSHLHGSRGFTLEETLFGLLFGTDASLLESPVILCGLPDGQLCCVVLQTLVTSGLAPGDSKALVKILHHLEEPVVFIGALRTEPLAEDVEDSHSDCLVALGHHGRTLAVKASWDEAGNLVPELREYCLPGPVLCAACGGGGRMYHSTPSDLCVVDLARGGTPWDPMQPDTGPGGLPSLLCPASLSVCSVVTLSVSSRAPEGGTELLALSAKGRLMTCRLDLNSETPSPTRVTAANTGRKIKELLSGIGTVSERVSFLKKAVDQRNKALMCLNEAMNVSCALLSSREGPRPISCTTTTTWSRLQLQDMLTATCLLENSSDFSLDRGWALCIQVLTSSRTLELDSASSAVTYTIPVDRLGPGSRREVTLPLGPGEDGMLDLPVTVSCALFYSLREVVGGALTPSDCSKDPSLDMCPLDVLPEQEGICLPLSEHTVDMLQCLRFPSLATPHMQAPSLLSPVSDPVDTFLGACLGPGSKPAGPASLRAAYLPPSVAAIKVSAELLRATVGDSYSGVSLCCATLQWLLAENAAVDIVRARALSSVQGVAPDGTDVHLIIREVAVTDLCPAGPLQAVEIQVESSSLANMCQAHHAIIGRMQRMVVEQAARGSSPPDLRMQYLHQIQANHEMLLREVQTLRDRLCTEDEGHSCATAEKLLQLYRQLRSPSLLLL, encoded by the exons ATGGCCGACCTCGCGCCGCAGGTTAACTACCTGGCGGGCTTCTGCTGCCCGCTCGGGGGCCTGGCGGCGGGCAAGCCCCGCGTGCTGTGCCTCGGGGCGGAGATCTTCCTGTCCACCGGGAGCGAGCTGGTCTACGTCTACGACCAGGAGGCGGGGCTGCTGACC GCGGTGTACAGGTTTCCGGGTCAGGTGTGGCACCTGGAGCTTCTGGCCCTTCGCAGGGCGCTTTACGTCCTGTGCGCCCACAGGGGCATCTACTGCATGTCGTTGGACCAGGCGAGCAG GTCTGTGAGCCAGGATGACGGGGACGATGGGGACAGTGAGGACAGTCAGGACGGTGAGTCCCCTTCCCGTATGATCCCTGTGGATCCAGACGCCTGTGTCCTCCATGATGCCACGCTGTGCACTTTCACCGTGCTCGACAATTTGCTCATCACCTTAGCACAGGGCCCCGCCCGGTGGAAGGTGCAGCTGTTCGAGTGTCCCTGTCCAGGAGAGGACCCCCTGCTCAAAGGCCAGATCGGTGAGGTGGAGTTGTCCACCCCCCCAGCTGGGAGTCCGAGAGAGCCTGCAGCCCCCTACTTCCTCCCAGTGCTGTGCTGCATGTCACCGCCAGGCTCCAGAGTCGCACACAGCCACCTGCACGGCTCCAGGGGCTTCACGCTGGAGGAGACCCTCTTTGGGCTACTCTTTGGAACTGATGCCTCCCTCCTGGAGTCACCCGTGATCCTCTGTGGTCTCCCCGATGGCCAGCTTTGCTGTGTGGTCCTGCAGACCCTGGTCACCTCTGGGTTGGCCCCTGGTGACTCGAAGGCTCTTGTCAAGATCCTCCATCACCTGGAGGAGCCCGTCGTCTTCATTGGGGCCTTGAGGACAGAGCCACTGGCTGAGGACGTGGAAGACTCACACTCCGACTGCCTGGTGGCACTTGGTCATCATGGCCGGACACTGGCTGTCAAGGCCAGCTGGGATGAGGCTGGGAATCTGGTGCCAGAGCTGCGGGAGTACTGCCTCCCGGGGCCTGTGCTCTGTGCAGCCTGCGGCGGGGGCGGCCGCATGTACCACAGCACCCCCTCGGACCTCTGTGTGGTAGACCTGGCTCGGGGAGGCACTCCCTGGGACCCCATGCAGCCGGACACGGGCCCAGGAGGCTTGCCCTCTCTGCTGTGTCCAGCGAGCTTGAGTGTCTGCAGCGTCGTCACCCTGTCTGTGTCGTCTAGGGCACCTGAAG GTGGCACTGAGCTCTTGGCCCTGTCTGCCAAAGGCCGCCTGATGACCTGCAGGCTGGACCTGAACTCTGAGACGCCTTCCCCTACCAGAGTGACCGCAGCAAACACTGGCCGAAAAATCAAGGAATTGCTCTCTGGAATTGGCACCGTCTCTGAGAG AGTGTCTTTTCTGAAGAAGGCAGTTGACCAGCGGAACAAGGCTCTGATGTGCCTCAATGAAGCCATGAACGTGAGCTGTGCCCTGCTGTCAAGCCGGGAGGGCCCCAGGCCCATCTCCtgtaccaccaccaccacctggaGCCGCCTGCAGCTGCAGGACATGCTTACGGCCACCTGCCTGCTGGAGAACAGCAGCGACTTCAGCCTGGACCGGGGCTGGGCCTTGTGCATCCAGGTGCTCACCAGCTCCCGGACCTTGGAGCTGGACTCGGCCAGCTCAGCGGTCACCTACACCATCCCCGTGGACCGGCTCGGCCCTGGCAGTCGGCGGGAGGTGACGCTGCCCCTGGGCCCTGGCGAGGACGGCATGCTCGATCTGCCTGTGACCGTGTCCTGTGCACTCTTCTACAGCCTCCGGGAGGTCGTGGGCGGGGCCCTCACCCCCTCAGACTGTTCCAAGGACCCCTCCTTGGATATGTGCCCCCTTGATGTCCTGCCTGAGCAGGAGGGCATCTGCCTGCCCCTGAGTGAGCACACGGTGGACATGTTGCAGTGTCTGCGCTTCCCCAGCCTGGCCACACCCCACATGCAGGCCCCCAGCCTGCTCAGCCCAGTCAGTGACCCTGTGGACACCTTCCTGGGAGCTTGCCTTGGGCCAGGCAGCAAGCCGGCTGGACCTGCATCTCTGCGGGCCGCCTACCTGCCTCCATCAGTGGCCGCCATCAAGGTGTCAGCGGAGCTGCTGAGGGCCACCGTGGGGGACAGTTACTCAG GCGTGTCCTTATGCTGTGCCACCCTGCAGTGGCTCCTGGCCGAGAATGCTGCTGTGGACATCGTGAGGGCCCGAGCACTGTCCTCTGTGCAGGGAGTGGCCCCAGATGGCACCGACGTCCACCTCATCATCCGCGAG GTGGCGGTGACCGACCTGTGTCCGGCAGGGCCTCTCCAGGCCGTGGAGATCCAGGTGGAGAGCTCCTCTCTGGCCAACATGTGCC